From the genome of Methanobacterium sp., one region includes:
- the fni gene encoding type 2 isopentenyl-diphosphate Delta-isomerase: protein MISDRKLEHLLLCTHSDVEYHKKTGFKDVELVHKALPEVNQEEIDLSTSLLGKNMDAPLIITAITGGHPSSTKVNQKLAQVAQKLNIGMGLGSQRAAVENPELASTYTVAREEAPDALLIGNIGAPQMEQAREASQMMDLDALAIHLNPLQEAIQPEGDLDTRGYLENIQKTVEIMNIPVIAKETGAGISGNDARALENAGVKAIDVAGAGGTSWAAVETYRSRDKNMGELYWDWGIPTAASTAEVSQSVQIPVISSGGIRNGLEAVKALALGADAVGMALPVLKASYLGGEALLSFFQKFLAEIRVAMFLVGASKLEELQKTDLVIQGKTKEWLQERGYETKIYARRSSL, encoded by the coding sequence ATGATTTCAGATAGAAAATTAGAGCATTTGCTATTATGTACCCACAGCGATGTGGAATACCATAAAAAAACAGGATTTAAAGATGTGGAACTTGTCCACAAGGCCCTTCCTGAAGTAAACCAGGAAGAAATAGATTTATCCACATCCTTATTAGGGAAAAATATGGATGCGCCTCTAATAATAACCGCCATCACCGGAGGACACCCCTCCTCAACAAAAGTAAACCAGAAACTGGCCCAAGTAGCACAAAAACTCAACATAGGCATGGGACTCGGAAGCCAGAGAGCAGCAGTAGAAAACCCGGAACTGGCATCTACCTACACTGTGGCCCGTGAAGAAGCTCCAGATGCACTACTAATCGGTAATATCGGGGCTCCTCAGATGGAACAAGCCCGCGAGGCAAGCCAAATGATGGACCTGGATGCACTGGCCATCCACCTAAACCCACTACAGGAGGCCATCCAGCCCGAGGGAGATTTGGACACCAGAGGATACCTGGAAAACATCCAGAAAACCGTGGAAATCATGAACATACCAGTGATAGCCAAGGAAACCGGTGCAGGTATCAGTGGAAACGACGCCCGGGCACTGGAAAATGCAGGTGTTAAAGCCATCGACGTGGCCGGAGCCGGAGGAACAAGCTGGGCAGCAGTAGAAACCTACCGATCCCGTGATAAAAACATGGGCGAACTCTACTGGGACTGGGGCATACCCACCGCAGCAAGCACAGCGGAAGTCAGCCAGTCAGTTCAGATACCAGTAATATCCTCTGGAGGGATAAGAAACGGATTAGAAGCAGTCAAAGCCCTGGCCTTAGGGGCAGATGCTGTGGGAATGGCATTACCAGTTCTCAAAGCATCATACCTTGGTGGGGAAGCACTGCTTTCATTCTTCCAAAAATTCCTGGCAGAAATCCGAGTGGCCATGTTCCTGGTGGGAGCATCCAAATTAGAAGAACTGCAAAAAACGGACCTGGTAATCCAGGGAAAAACTAAAGAATGGCTCCAGGAAAGGGGCTATGAAACAAAAATTTATGCAAGGAGGTCATCCTTATGA
- a CDS encoding 30S ribosomal protein S13, with protein MEEDFKHMVRIARKDVNGNKTIVNALTDIKGVGKALSSAICTTMDFDPNQKIGYLPDEEVLRLEEAVKNPKNDIIPEWMLNRRNDYETGQTTHLIESDLVMCLRDDLNRMKKTRSYKGRRHEVGLPVRGQRTKSTFRKGSSVGVRRRRRG; from the coding sequence ATGGAAGAAGATTTCAAACATATGGTCCGGATCGCCCGTAAAGACGTAAACGGGAACAAGACCATAGTAAACGCCCTGACCGATATAAAGGGAGTGGGCAAGGCATTATCCAGTGCAATCTGCACCACCATGGATTTTGATCCAAACCAGAAAATAGGATATTTACCAGATGAAGAAGTCCTACGCCTGGAAGAAGCTGTGAAAAATCCTAAAAATGATATAATACCTGAATGGATGCTTAACCGTCGTAATGACTATGAAACTGGCCAGACAACCCACCTCATAGAATCAGATCTGGTGATGTGTCTCCGGGATGATCTCAACAGGATGAAGAAAACCCGAAGTTACAAAGGACGAAGACACGAAGTGGGACTACCAGTAAGGGGTCAGAGAACCAAATCCACCTTCCGTAAAGGAAGCTCCGTTGGAGTTAGAAGGAGAAGAAGAGGATAA
- a CDS encoding DNA-directed RNA polymerase subunit D: protein MEIEIKNRENDQLIFTVDGVDVSMVNALRRICMVEVPTLAIESVQFLKNDARIFDEALAHRLGLVPLTTDLESLVLAEDCDCEGQCSRCSVSLVLKGKGPKTLYSGDLKSEDPNLKPVLDTIPLVKLKEGEEVELEAIAQLGLGEEHAKWQPTTTCAYKNYPEIKIDPDKCEACLDCVKECPRNVLEFDEKNNQIMVVDLENCSMCRTCVKDCQNNAITVEIVEDKFIFRIETDGSLSPIDVLTLACDILSEKADKIVTFCEEGGS from the coding sequence ATGGAGATAGAAATTAAAAACAGGGAAAATGACCAGTTAATCTTCACCGTGGATGGTGTGGATGTTAGTATGGTCAATGCCCTGCGCCGGATCTGCATGGTGGAAGTACCCACATTGGCCATTGAATCTGTGCAGTTCTTAAAAAACGATGCACGTATATTTGACGAAGCATTGGCCCACCGACTGGGACTGGTACCACTCACCACAGACCTGGAATCACTGGTACTGGCAGAAGACTGTGACTGTGAAGGGCAATGTTCCCGTTGCAGTGTATCCCTAGTCTTAAAAGGTAAAGGACCGAAAACACTCTATTCAGGGGATCTCAAATCAGAGGACCCTAATCTAAAACCTGTCCTGGACACCATTCCACTGGTAAAACTCAAAGAAGGAGAAGAAGTGGAACTGGAAGCTATAGCACAGTTAGGATTGGGTGAGGAGCATGCTAAATGGCAGCCAACCACCACCTGTGCTTACAAAAATTATCCTGAGATCAAGATAGACCCGGATAAATGCGAGGCATGTCTGGACTGTGTGAAAGAATGCCCCAGAAATGTCCTGGAATTTGATGAGAAAAATAACCAGATAATGGTGGTGGACCTGGAAAACTGTTCCATGTGCAGGACCTGTGTTAAGGACTGCCAGAACAATGCCATTACCGTAGAGATTGTGGAGGATAAATTCATCTTCCGCATTGAAACCGACGGTTCACTATCTCCTATAGATGTGCTAACTTTAGCATGCGATATATTATCAGAAAAAGCTGATAAAATCGTTACTTTTTGTGAAGAAGGAGGAAGTTAA
- a CDS encoding 50S ribosomal protein L18e, with amino-acid sequence MKTNPQINQLIKILKEKARQEEAPLWRNLAKRLEKSTRSQAEVNLSRINRYTSDDEIVLVPGKVLGSGAMDHKVQVAALDFSKQAEDKIVSAGGKCLDIPLLLEENPKGSGVKIIQ; translated from the coding sequence ATGAAAACTAACCCCCAAATTAACCAACTCATAAAGATCCTCAAAGAAAAAGCCCGCCAGGAAGAAGCACCTCTCTGGAGGAACCTGGCTAAAAGGCTAGAAAAATCCACCCGCAGTCAGGCAGAGGTTAACCTTTCCAGAATAAACAGATACACCAGTGATGATGAAATTGTACTGGTACCTGGAAAAGTCCTGGGAAGCGGAGCAATGGACCACAAAGTCCAAGTAGCAGCACTGGACTTCTCAAAGCAGGCAGAAGATAAAATTGTAAGTGCAGGTGGCAAATGCCTGGACATCCCCCTTCTCCTGGAAGAAAATCCAAAGGGAAGCGGAGTAAAAATTATTCAATAA
- a CDS encoding 30S ribosomal protein S11: MAEKTKEKWGVANVYSSFNNTIITITDVTGAETISQWSGGKVVRADRQESSPFAAMEAASRAADDVKEKGIVGLHIKVRAPGGNGPRSPGPGAQATIRALARAGIKIGKIEDVTPIPHDGTGRPGGKRGRRV, from the coding sequence ATGGCAGAAAAAACGAAAGAAAAATGGGGAGTAGCCAACGTATACTCATCCTTTAACAATACCATCATCACCATCACCGATGTTACCGGAGCAGAAACCATCAGCCAATGGTCTGGTGGTAAAGTTGTCCGGGCCGACAGACAGGAATCATCACCCTTTGCAGCAATGGAAGCAGCAAGTCGAGCAGCAGATGATGTAAAGGAAAAGGGAATAGTAGGCCTGCACATTAAAGTGCGAGCACCTGGTGGAAACGGACCACGCTCACCCGGACCTGGAGCACAGGCAACCATCCGAGCACTGGCCCGTGCCGGAATCAAGATCGGAAAGATTGAAGATGTAACACCCATCCCCCACGATGGTACAGGAAGACCCGGTGGTAAAAGGGGTAGAAGGGTATAA
- the eno gene encoding phosphopyruvate hydratase has translation MDSVIEDIRVRKILDSRGNPTLEVDVITWNGFGRAAAPSGASTGVREVVSFPTGGVDGIIEEVEDIISAELIGMDAEDLQEIDLVLKEIDGTENLSAIGGNTTVAVSMAVSKAAAASYNLPLYRFLGGNMPSAIPYPLGNMINGGAHAGRNAPDIQEFLVLPVGAENITEAVFTNAAVHKRIREKIVAKDSLFTGGKGDEGGWAPNLTNQEALEIQASSCEEVSDETGVLVKPCLDMAASEFWDADAEKYVYKKEGVKRDTGEQVDYVNQIIDTYGMFFVEDPIREGDFQGFADITKKAGRKCLICGDDIFVTNADILAEGIEKSAGNSIIIKPNQIGTLSDTYATVNLARTNRYVPVVSHRSGETTDDTIAHLAVAWSCPIIKTGALGGERIAKLNELIRIEEEMSNPQMADIIW, from the coding sequence ATGGATAGTGTTATTGAAGACATCCGGGTTAGAAAAATTTTAGATAGCAGAGGAAACCCAACCCTGGAAGTGGATGTAATCACCTGGAACGGATTCGGAAGGGCAGCTGCACCAAGCGGAGCCAGTACCGGAGTTCGTGAAGTGGTCTCATTCCCCACCGGAGGGGTAGATGGTATTATAGAAGAAGTAGAGGATATAATCTCCGCTGAACTCATCGGCATGGACGCCGAGGACCTTCAGGAGATAGATCTGGTTTTAAAGGAAATTGACGGCACCGAAAACTTATCCGCCATAGGCGGTAACACCACCGTGGCAGTATCCATGGCAGTATCCAAAGCCGCAGCCGCATCCTACAACCTACCACTGTACAGATTCCTCGGGGGTAACATGCCATCGGCAATACCCTACCCACTGGGAAACATGATCAACGGAGGAGCACACGCCGGTCGTAACGCCCCTGACATCCAGGAATTCCTGGTCCTGCCAGTGGGTGCGGAAAACATCACCGAAGCAGTGTTCACCAATGCCGCTGTACACAAAAGAATAAGGGAAAAAATTGTAGCCAAAGACTCCCTATTCACCGGTGGAAAAGGAGACGAAGGAGGATGGGCACCCAACCTCACCAACCAGGAAGCCCTGGAAATCCAGGCCTCATCCTGTGAGGAAGTGTCTGACGAGACTGGTGTGCTGGTAAAACCATGCCTGGACATGGCCGCCAGTGAATTCTGGGATGCTGACGCTGAAAAATACGTTTACAAAAAAGAAGGAGTTAAAAGGGACACCGGAGAACAGGTAGACTACGTCAACCAAATCATAGACACCTACGGAATGTTCTTTGTTGAAGACCCCATCCGAGAAGGAGACTTCCAGGGATTCGCAGACATAACTAAGAAAGCCGGTCGGAAATGTTTAATCTGTGGAGATGACATATTCGTAACCAACGCCGATATACTGGCTGAAGGAATAGAAAAATCTGCAGGTAACTCCATAATCATCAAACCCAACCAGATCGGAACCCTCAGTGACACCTACGCCACTGTGAACCTGGCCCGAACCAACAGGTACGTACCAGTAGTATCCCACCGATCCGGTGAAACCACCGATGATACCATAGCCCACCTGGCAGTAGCCTGGAGCTGTCCCATCATCAAAACCGGGGCACTGGGCGGGGAAAGAATAGCAAAACTCAACGAACTCATCCGTATCGAAGAGGAAATGAGCAACCCCCAGATGGCAGATATCATCTGGTAA
- a CDS encoding DNA-directed RNA polymerase subunit N, producing the protein MIPVRCLSCGKVISAYFEDFQKRTEMGEDPKEVLDDLGLNKYCCRRMFIAHVEVW; encoded by the coding sequence ATGATTCCAGTAAGATGTTTGAGCTGTGGTAAGGTAATATCAGCCTACTTTGAAGATTTCCAGAAAAGGACTGAAATGGGAGAGGATCCCAAAGAGGTCCTGGATGATCTGGGACTAAATAAGTACTGTTGCCGGAGAATGTTCATCGCCCATGTAGAAGTTTGGTAG
- a CDS encoding DNA-directed RNA polymerase subunit K: MASKKLNRFERARLIGARALQLSMGAKPMVDVTPDMDTIDIAVIELDKKVLPLDVRPLQTD, translated from the coding sequence ATGGCAAGTAAAAAATTAAACCGTTTTGAAAGGGCCAGACTAATCGGTGCCCGAGCATTACAGCTTTCCATGGGAGCAAAGCCAATGGTGGATGTAACCCCTGATATGGATACAATTGACATCGCAGTTATTGAGCTTGACAAAAAAGTACTCCCATTAGATGTTCGGCCCTTGCAAACAGATTAG
- the mvk gene encoding mevalonate kinase has product MTVRASAPGKAILFGEHAVVYGKPAIAVAVDKRASVTIREGSNDHIQVKIPELNVYGVINTETGDVSQLNSEGEVDQKPGTTDVGIMKFIKSALSQTDLGSSLDHGLDITVNLEIPIGAGLGSSAAITIATLAAAARYKGQELSLENLAQMGHQVELEVQGAASPLDTTVSTLGGFLYFTRERGAVRIKPALEMPLVVGYTSQPGNTGILVEGVRKLRQAHPTIINPLLDVMEKLTNQARESITRGEEKQVGELMNINQGLLDALGVNTTELSRLVYHARRAGATGSKLTGAGGGGSIIAYCPGKTREVLEELESVENAFQVGISSKGVTW; this is encoded by the coding sequence ATGACAGTCAGGGCATCTGCACCAGGCAAGGCTATTCTTTTTGGAGAACACGCTGTTGTCTACGGAAAACCCGCCATAGCAGTGGCAGTTGATAAAAGAGCCAGTGTAACCATCCGTGAAGGAAGCAACGATCACATACAGGTGAAAATCCCTGAATTGAACGTTTACGGTGTAATAAATACAGAAACTGGTGATGTAAGTCAATTAAACAGTGAAGGCGAGGTGGATCAAAAACCCGGCACCACGGATGTCGGGATAATGAAATTCATCAAGAGTGCACTGTCTCAAACAGATCTAGGATCATCACTGGACCATGGTCTGGATATAACCGTGAACCTGGAAATACCAATCGGTGCAGGACTGGGATCATCCGCTGCCATCACTATAGCCACCCTGGCCGCAGCAGCACGCTACAAAGGCCAGGAACTATCCCTGGAAAACCTGGCCCAGATGGGTCATCAGGTTGAATTAGAAGTTCAGGGAGCAGCAAGCCCACTGGACACCACGGTATCCACCCTGGGAGGATTCCTCTACTTCACACGTGAAAGAGGAGCAGTAAGAATAAAACCAGCCCTGGAAATGCCCCTGGTAGTGGGTTACACCTCACAACCCGGTAACACCGGGATCCTGGTGGAAGGAGTCCGCAAACTCCGCCAGGCACACCCCACCATAATAAATCCCCTCCTGGATGTCATGGAAAAGTTGACCAACCAGGCCCGGGAATCCATCACCAGAGGAGAGGAAAAACAGGTAGGTGAATTGATGAACATCAACCAGGGACTCCTGGATGCACTGGGAGTTAACACCACCGAACTATCCCGCCTGGTATACCACGCACGCCGTGCAGGAGCCACGGGTTCCAAACTAACCGGGGCAGGTGGAGGGGGTAGTATCATAGCATACTGTCCCGGGAAAACTAGGGAAGTATTGGAAGAACTTGAATCAGTTGAAAACGCATTCCAGGTTGGAATATCATCAAAAGGGGTGACCTGGTGA
- the rpsB gene encoding 30S ribosomal protein S2, with protein sequence MSELLIPLDKYLAAGLHIGTQQKTKDMERYIYRVRADGLYVLDVRKTNDRIVSAAKFLAKFDPGDILAVSTRQYGQTPVRRFGELTGARTIPGRFIPGTLTNPNYGKFIEPEVLMVTDPRSDSQAIIEAKQIGLPVVALCDTENLLGNVDIVIPVNNKGRKAIALVYWLMARQILREREVLAPEEDLDILPSEFELKI encoded by the coding sequence TTGTCAGAACTACTAATTCCATTAGACAAATATTTAGCAGCAGGATTACACATAGGAACACAACAGAAGACTAAGGACATGGAACGTTACATATACCGTGTACGAGCAGATGGACTGTACGTCTTAGATGTGCGAAAAACCAACGATAGAATCGTATCAGCCGCCAAATTCCTGGCAAAATTCGACCCAGGAGACATACTGGCAGTGTCAACCCGACAGTACGGTCAGACACCAGTGCGCAGATTCGGAGAACTCACCGGAGCCCGAACCATCCCTGGAAGGTTCATACCCGGAACATTAACCAACCCCAACTACGGGAAGTTCATAGAACCCGAAGTGTTAATGGTAACTGACCCCAGAAGCGACTCACAGGCTATAATCGAAGCAAAACAGATAGGACTACCTGTAGTGGCATTATGTGACACAGAAAACCTCCTGGGCAACGTGGACATAGTCATACCAGTAAACAACAAAGGAAGAAAAGCAATCGCATTAGTATACTGGTTAATGGCCCGACAGATACTACGGGAAAGAGAAGTACTGGCTCCTGAAGAGGACCTGGATATTCTCCCATCAGAATTCGAACTCAAAATATAA
- a CDS encoding 30S ribosomal protein S9, with product MKKVIHTSGKRKTAIARGKFREGKGRVRINKRPVELYDPELARLKINEPLTLAGDLIDQVDIDVKVIGGGVMGQAEAARMVIAKGLVQWTGDIELKEKFSQYDRTMLVGDPRRSEPKKYGGRGARARRQKSYR from the coding sequence ATGAAGAAGGTTATTCACACTAGTGGAAAAAGAAAAACAGCCATCGCCCGGGGCAAATTCAGAGAAGGTAAAGGCCGAGTGCGTATCAACAAACGACCAGTGGAACTATACGACCCAGAACTGGCACGCTTGAAGATCAACGAACCCCTCACCCTAGCTGGAGACTTAATAGACCAGGTGGACATAGATGTTAAAGTCATCGGTGGCGGAGTTATGGGACAGGCAGAAGCCGCCCGTATGGTAATTGCCAAGGGCCTGGTACAGTGGACTGGAGACATTGAACTCAAAGAAAAGTTCAGTCAATACGACCGTACCATGCTGGTAGGAGACCCCCGAAGATCAGAACCCAAAAAATACGGTGGTCGCGGTGCCCGAGCCCGCAGGCAGAAGAGTTACCGATAA
- the amrB gene encoding AmmeMemoRadiSam system protein B, translating into MIRKPAVAGMFYESDEDSLRKRIKWCYQHKLGPGRLPGEIGNKRSIKGLIAPHAGYLYSGPIAACSYLELAEDGMPETVVILCPNHTGIGSGLSTMTEGSWQTPLGEVGIDHQFAKELLNYYPLLDDDPSAHVQEHSCEVQLPFLQEISPDFQMVPVCMMMQDLETARELGESISHTASKLKRDLVVIASTDFTHYQPHDVAKAHDKKVLESIAAMDELEMMQRIQQFNVTMCGYGPVAATIEASRGMGAHEASILKYATSGDTSGDYTSVVGYGSAVFK; encoded by the coding sequence ATGATTAGAAAACCTGCAGTAGCAGGGATGTTCTATGAATCAGATGAAGATTCATTGAGAAAGAGGATTAAATGGTGTTACCAGCATAAATTAGGACCCGGTAGACTACCAGGGGAAATAGGGAATAAGAGGAGTATTAAAGGATTAATAGCCCCTCATGCAGGTTACCTGTATTCAGGGCCAATTGCTGCCTGCTCCTACCTGGAACTGGCAGAAGACGGCATGCCCGAAACCGTGGTTATACTGTGTCCCAACCACACCGGTATTGGATCCGGACTTTCCACCATGACTGAAGGCTCATGGCAAACACCCCTGGGAGAAGTGGGAATAGACCACCAGTTCGCTAAGGAACTGTTGAACTATTACCCCTTACTGGATGATGATCCATCAGCCCATGTACAGGAACACAGCTGTGAAGTTCAACTACCCTTCCTCCAGGAAATCAGCCCGGATTTCCAGATGGTCCCGGTGTGTATGATGATGCAGGACCTGGAAACCGCCAGAGAACTGGGAGAATCCATAAGTCACACTGCAAGTAAACTGAAACGGGACCTGGTGGTAATTGCCAGCACAGACTTCACCCATTACCAGCCCCATGATGTGGCCAAGGCACATGATAAGAAAGTCCTGGAATCCATTGCTGCCATGGATGAACTGGAAATGATGCAAAGGATACAGCAGTTCAATGTAACCATGTGTGGTTACGGGCCAGTGGCCGCCACCATTGAAGCATCAAGGGGTATGGGGGCCCATGAAGCCAGCATCCTAAAGTACGCCACCAGTGGCGATACCAGTGGAGACTACACTTCCGTGGTGGGATATGGCTCCGCAGTATTCAAATAG
- a CDS encoding 4Fe-4S dicluster domain-containing protein, translating to MVKITINHDNCDGADCAECVDVCPMEVLILEGDKIVVKNKEDCSLCEVCMDVCPNEAVKVEEE from the coding sequence ATGGTTAAAATAACAATCAACCACGATAACTGCGACGGAGCAGACTGTGCTGAATGTGTGGATGTATGTCCCATGGAAGTACTGATCTTAGAAGGCGACAAAATCGTAGTAAAAAATAAGGAAGACTGCAGCCTTTGCGAAGTTTGCATGGACGTATGTCCCAACGAAGCAGTTAAAGTTGAAGAAGAATAA
- a CDS encoding 50S ribosomal protein L13, whose amino-acid sequence MIIDGEGLVLGRLASTVSKKLLSGERVTVLNAEKIIISGNKDWAYAKYKQRLDRASISNPRRMGPKYPRRPDDIFRRTVRGMLPYKQPKGREALRGLRVHVGIPMEFASEEIGQLDEAQPKNISKSVELGRISQLLGAKF is encoded by the coding sequence ATGATAATAGATGGAGAAGGACTCGTCCTGGGAAGACTGGCAAGTACAGTCAGTAAGAAACTTCTCTCTGGGGAACGGGTAACAGTTTTAAATGCAGAAAAGATTATAATTTCTGGTAACAAGGATTGGGCCTACGCAAAATACAAACAAAGACTAGACCGGGCCAGCATATCCAACCCACGAAGAATGGGACCAAAATACCCACGCAGACCTGACGACATATTCCGAAGAACTGTAAGGGGAATGTTACCCTACAAACAGCCTAAGGGAAGGGAAGCATTAAGGGGTCTTCGAGTTCACGTGGGAATACCTATGGAATTTGCCAGCGAAGAAATCGGCCAGTTAGACGAAGCTCAGCCCAAAAACATCTCCAAGTCAGTGGAACTGGGAAGAATATCCCAACTACTCGGAGCCAAATTCTAA
- a CDS encoding isopentenyl phosphate kinase, whose product MIILKLGGSVITRKDATKPTLNPVNLDRIAQEIARANIGKLIIIHGAGSFGHLHARKYEIGSPINSTEELQEKKIGFTLTQNSVKILNHFVCHYLLKYQIPAVAVPPSSFITTENKRIKSANLEIVEKYLEMGLVPVLHGDVVLDTDESIQMAVVSGDQLVNYLSEKLKPERIILSSDVDGIYDRDPKTHSQAQLLEVVNSLEDLKFLEGARTVDVTGGMAGKLAELLELADKGIESEIINADCEGLLESALKGEKVRGTIIRK is encoded by the coding sequence ATGATTATCCTGAAACTGGGTGGAAGTGTAATCACCCGCAAAGATGCCACCAAACCCACCCTGAACCCGGTTAATCTGGATCGTATAGCCCAGGAAATAGCCCGGGCAAATATAGGGAAACTCATAATAATCCACGGAGCCGGCAGTTTCGGTCATCTTCACGCCAGGAAATATGAAATTGGCAGCCCCATCAATTCCACAGAAGAACTCCAAGAGAAAAAAATAGGATTCACCCTAACCCAGAACTCGGTTAAAATTCTCAATCATTTCGTATGTCACTATCTGTTGAAATATCAAATTCCAGCAGTGGCAGTACCACCATCATCATTCATAACAACCGAGAATAAGCGGATCAAATCGGCTAACCTGGAAATAGTGGAAAAATACCTGGAAATGGGACTGGTACCAGTCCTACACGGGGATGTGGTCCTGGATACCGATGAAAGTATTCAGATGGCCGTGGTATCCGGTGACCAGCTGGTTAATTACCTATCGGAGAAACTGAAGCCTGAGAGGATCATACTGAGCTCAGATGTGGATGGAATATACGACCGCGACCCCAAAACACATTCCCAGGCCCAGCTTCTGGAAGTGGTAAATTCCCTGGAGGATCTGAAATTCCTGGAGGGAGCACGAACCGTTGATGTAACCGGGGGAATGGCTGGAAAACTGGCAGAACTACTGGAACTGGCTGATAAAGGAATAGAATCGGAAATAATCAATGCCGATTGTGAAGGATTGCTGGAAAGTGCCCTGAAGGGGGAAAAAGTCAGGGGAACCATTATCCGCAAATAA
- a CDS encoding 30S ribosomal protein S4: MGHPRKARKQYDTPSHPWNADRIKQENKLVQKYGLKNKKEVWKAETMIKRYRRDARELLGMSSEHTSQERQQLLNHLIRLGVLPENAKLEAVLDLTVEDVLRRRLQTMVHRKGLAYTAKEARVFVVHGHIAMNNRKIDSPSYLVKRGEEELIGYYPGSAVIKLKIPETPKKEKPKKERPKRDSYRGRGRRNRR, translated from the coding sequence ATGGGACATCCAAGAAAGGCTAGGAAACAATACGATACCCCTTCACACCCCTGGAATGCAGACCGCATAAAACAGGAAAACAAATTAGTACAAAAATACGGCTTAAAAAACAAGAAAGAAGTTTGGAAAGCCGAAACCATGATTAAAAGGTACAGGAGAGATGCCAGGGAACTTCTGGGTATGTCCAGTGAACACACCTCCCAGGAAAGACAGCAACTCCTGAACCACCTGATACGATTAGGTGTACTACCCGAGAACGCTAAACTGGAAGCTGTTCTGGACCTGACTGTGGAAGATGTGCTACGCCGCCGACTGCAGACCATGGTTCACCGGAAAGGACTGGCATACACTGCCAAAGAAGCAAGAGTATTCGTGGTTCACGGACACATCGCCATGAACAACCGGAAGATCGACTCCCCCAGTTACCTGGTAAAAAGAGGAGAAGAAGAACTAATTGGATACTATCCAGGTTCAGCAGTTATAAAACTCAAAATCCCTGAAACACCTAAAAAGGAAAAACCTAAAAAGGAAAGACCAAAAAGGGACTCATATCGAGGAAGAGGAAGGAGAAATAGGAGGTAA